In Gymnogyps californianus isolate 813 chromosome 29, ASM1813914v2, whole genome shotgun sequence, the following are encoded in one genomic region:
- the CREB3L4 gene encoding LOW QUALITY PROTEIN: cyclic AMP-responsive element-binding protein 3-like protein 4 (The sequence of the model RefSeq protein was modified relative to this genomic sequence to represent the inferred CDS: inserted 1 base in 1 codon) has product MEPEVPELLEPQDGLFPGSVFPDPRFSGSVPSPGSSEPAFEGWTLSEDGGSKAEELLRLTVNPDVVCGLGGRSSQAASPEPPRPDEPPPTTLYEVVCDLSTPLHGSVVSVRLGQQEQAGAGRAWLPLPLADDWLCPALLPGSCIINELPAVPLPAPLPAPSPAVTRPHTCPVSRQLRLTEEEKRLLAQEGVTLPGTLPLTQAEERILKKVRRKIRNKQSAQDSRRRKKEYLDGLESRAAACSAQNQELRKKVQELEKRNGSLLRQLQALIKPTSNKAAQTSTCVLILLLSLGLILFPSYSPFRRGPGGSRDGDRPTGVISRNILTRGELLGPAGEAPFPVPGWLWVEEPGPAAAAEDGXRGGPGDGRPPPGREPGTNSSSQALPGDAGTPVGAAKRGHGDEM; this is encoded by the exons ATGGAGCCGGAGGTGCCGGAGCTCCTGGAGCCACAGGACGGGCTCTTCCCGGGCAGCGTCTTCCCCGATCCCCGCTTCTCCGGCTCGGTCCCATCTCCCGGCAGCTCGGAGCCGGCCTTCGAGGGCTGGACGCTCTCCGAGGATGGC GGGAGCAAAGCCGAGGAGCTGCTGCGGCTGACGGTGAACCCCGACGTCGTCTGCGGCCTGGGCGGCCGCAGCTCCCAGGCCGCCAGCCCGGAGCCCCCCCGGCCCGACGagcccccccccaccaccctcTACGAGGTGGTCTGCGACCTCAGCACCCCCCTGCACGGCAGCGTCGTCTCCGTCCGGCTGGGTCA gcaggagcaggcaggagcaggcagggcatgGCTGCCTCTCCCCCTTGCAGACGACTGGCTGTGTCCCGCACTGCTCCCCGGCTCCTGCATCATCAACGAGCTGCCTGCCGTGCCCCTGCCTGCTCCGCTGCCTGCGCCCAGCCCCGCGGTGA CCCGTCCCCACACGTGTCCCGTCTCTCGGCAGTTGCGCCTGacggaggaggagaagaggctGCTGGCGCAGGAGGGGGTGACGCTGCCCGGCACCCTGCCCCTCACCCAG GCTGAGGAACGGATCCTTAAGAAGGTGAGGAGAAAGATCCGGAACAAGCAGTCAGCCCAGGACAGCCGGCGGAGGAAGAAGGAATACCTGGACGGGCTAGAAAGCAG GGCGGCCGCATGCTCAGCCCAGAACCAGGAGCTGCGGAAGAAAgtccaggagctggagaagcGCAACGG GTCCCTGCTGCGGCAGCTACAGGCACTGATCAAGCCGACGTCCAACAAGGCCGCCCAGACCAGCACCTGCGTATTG atcctgctcctctccctgggACTCATCCTCTTCCCCAGCTACAGCCCCTTCCGCCGGGGCCCGGGTGGCAGCCGGGACGGTGACAGGCCCACCGGAG TGATTTCCAGGAACATCCTGACCCggggggagctgctgggaccAGCCGGAGAAGCCCCATTCCCTGTGCCGGGGTGGCTATGGGTGGAAGAGCCGGGACCTGCGGCTGCTGCGGAAGATG GGCGAGGGGGGCCTGGGGATGGGAGGCCCCCCCCCGGCAGGGAGCCGGGCACCAACTCCTCCAGCCAGGCCCTGCCAGGGGATGCGGGGACTCCGGTGGGGGCAGCGAAACGGGGACACGGGGACGAGATgtga
- the JTB gene encoding protein JTB has translation MGPRGPAGPRCCVVYAVLGALVCGLRPAAAMAASDERRSTSPVVATPCWRVEDFVVAQECTRCSSFEAKTIMECHPTGFIEKISCATSKRDEFKSCRSAVMEAHVFWRFVGTMMCVAAIFAVLVVCRQRVLDRKALEKVRKQIESI, from the exons ATGGGGCCCCGTggccccgccgggccgcgcTGCTGCGTCGTCTACGCCGTCCTGGGTGCCCTGGTCTGCGGCCTGCG GCCGGCGGCGGCGATGGCGGCGAGCGACGAGAGGCGCTCGA CGAGCCCGGTGGTGGCCACGCCGTGTTGGCGGGTGGAGGACTTCGTGGTGGCACAGGAGTGTACCCGCTGCTCTAGCTTCGAGGCG AAGACGATAATGGAATGTCACCCCACGGGCTTCATTGAGAAGATCAGCTGTGCCACCTCCAAGAGGGACGAGTTCAAGAG CTGTCGTTCCGCGGTGATGGAGGCGCACGTTTTCTGGAGGTTCGTCGGCACCATGATGTGCGTTGCCGCCATCTTCGCGGTGCTGGTGGTGTGTCGCCAGCGCGTGCTGGACAGGAAGGCCCTGGAGAAGGTCCGCAAACAGATCGAGTCTATTTAG